A genomic window from Paenibacillus sp. FSL K6-0276 includes:
- a CDS encoding acyl-ACP thioesterase domain-containing protein, whose protein sequence is MENNTNLVWIEQFSVHASDTDYRSKGKLSFILDIMQRAADSAVGKLGISMEEILNAGMGWMMITLDLEFKRIPRPNDQLSVRTWSKGTKGALWQRDYRIFDGDGIEIATARTIWALVDIEKRKILRPNALPVELKHYSGDSVGDFPNKVAIPSDIKLEEVYKYCVRYSGLDTNGHLNNARYGDLCSDALTLSEWDSAELKRFQITYLNEAKFGDELSILRTSVTDDGIFVRGQNSDTVFFEACVELKNIDK, encoded by the coding sequence ATGGAGAACAATACTAATCTTGTGTGGATAGAGCAATTTTCTGTTCATGCGAGTGACACAGATTATCGATCGAAAGGCAAGTTATCCTTTATTTTGGATATCATGCAGCGTGCAGCGGATTCCGCAGTGGGTAAGTTGGGGATAAGTATGGAAGAGATTTTGAATGCGGGAATGGGCTGGATGATGATTACGCTCGATCTTGAATTTAAGCGTATTCCTCGCCCAAATGATCAGCTTAGTGTTCGTACCTGGAGTAAAGGAACCAAAGGGGCGCTATGGCAACGCGATTATCGTATTTTTGATGGAGATGGTATTGAGATCGCTACAGCCCGCACGATTTGGGCATTAGTGGATATTGAGAAAAGGAAGATCCTTCGACCTAATGCGCTCCCTGTTGAGCTTAAGCACTATAGTGGTGATTCAGTAGGAGATTTTCCTAATAAAGTAGCAATTCCCTCTGATATAAAGTTGGAAGAAGTTTACAAATACTGTGTTAGATACAGTGGTCTCGACACTAACGGGCATTTGAATAATGCACGATATGGTGATTTGTGTAGTGATGCGCTTACTTTATCGGAATGGGATAGTGCTGAGCTCAAACGCTTCCAGATTACTTATTTAAACGAAGCAAAGTTCGGGGACGAACTATCTATTTTACGCACTTCTGTAACGGATGATGGAATATTTGTACGTGGGCAGAATAGTGATACTGTATTTTTTGAAGCATGTGTAGAGTTGAAGAACATTGATAAGTAA